One part of the Mariniblastus fucicola genome encodes these proteins:
- the prpC gene encoding bifunctional 2-methylcitrate synthase/citrate synthase — protein MTTKKKKTGGLAGVVAGQTAICTVGTEGKGLDYRGYSIFDLAEHATFEEVAFLLLYGELPMIKELDSFKARLRSKRALPEAVAQTLEKIPATAHPMDVLRTGCSMLGVIEPENSFDDQLPTAERLLATFPSMLAYWHRFVTDGTRIDFESNEDGIAGYFLEKLHGKAPSDLMREAMDCSLILYAEHEFNASTFTARVCTATLSDMHSAITGAIGTLRGPLHGGANEAAMELIEKFSTPDEAEAGIMEMLANKSLIMGFGHRVYTVSDPRNEVIKGWAKRLGEEVGDTVLYPVSERIADVMWREKKLFPNLDFFSASAYHFMGIPTALFTPIFVLSRVSGWAAHVIEQRSNNRLIRPGAEYIGPGSRDFVAIEDREPDGGMV, from the coding sequence ATGACCACCAAGAAAAAGAAAACTGGCGGACTCGCAGGCGTCGTCGCGGGCCAGACCGCAATCTGTACGGTCGGCACCGAAGGTAAGGGGCTCGACTATCGCGGCTACTCAATTTTCGACTTGGCCGAACATGCGACGTTCGAGGAAGTTGCTTTTCTGCTGCTCTACGGCGAACTGCCGATGATCAAGGAACTCGACAGCTTCAAGGCTCGGTTGCGATCCAAACGGGCGCTCCCCGAAGCCGTTGCTCAAACGCTGGAGAAGATTCCTGCGACGGCGCATCCGATGGACGTGCTGCGAACCGGTTGCTCGATGCTGGGCGTGATTGAACCGGAAAATTCGTTCGACGATCAGTTGCCGACAGCAGAGCGTTTGCTCGCCACGTTTCCGTCGATGTTGGCTTACTGGCATCGATTCGTCACTGACGGAACGCGGATTGATTTCGAGTCCAACGAAGATGGCATCGCGGGTTACTTTCTGGAAAAACTTCACGGGAAAGCTCCATCGGACCTGATGCGTGAAGCGATGGACTGCTCGCTGATCCTGTATGCCGAGCACGAGTTCAATGCTTCGACTTTTACGGCTCGCGTTTGCACGGCGACGCTTTCCGACATGCATTCCGCGATCACGGGAGCCATCGGAACGCTGCGTGGTCCGCTGCACGGTGGAGCCAACGAAGCCGCGATGGAGTTGATCGAAAAATTTTCGACGCCGGACGAAGCGGAAGCTGGCATCATGGAGATGTTGGCCAACAAGTCGTTGATCATGGGCTTTGGGCATCGCGTCTACACCGTTTCTGATCCTCGAAACGAAGTCATCAAGGGATGGGCGAAGCGATTGGGCGAAGAGGTCGGTGATACAGTTTTGTATCCGGTTTCTGAACGCATCGCGGATGTGATGTGGCGTGAGAAGAAACTGTTTCCGAACCTCGATTTCTTTAGCGCGTCGGCCTATCACTTCATGGGCATTCCAACGGCTCTGTTCACGCCGATTTTCGTTTTGTCGCGCGTTTCTGGTTGGGCGGCGCATGTTATTGAGCAGCGGAGCAACAACCGTTTGATCCGCCCTGGAGCCGAATACATCGGTCCTGGCTCACGAGACTTTGTGGCGATTGAGGATCGTGAGCCTGACGGCGGAATGGTCTAA
- a CDS encoding VOC family protein produces the protein MSESESENKKPAPGTIGWIDMATENADQIRAFYESVVGWQSEAVPVEDHQDFVITPSGGSEPVAGICHNKGPNADTPGGWMIYIHVDDLKASLDSCVELGGEKVGDVRVISGYGKTCVIKDPSGAMCVLFESL, from the coding sequence GTGAGTGAATCTGAAAGCGAAAACAAAAAGCCAGCCCCCGGGACGATTGGCTGGATCGACATGGCGACGGAAAACGCCGACCAAATTCGCGCGTTTTACGAATCCGTGGTCGGTTGGCAGTCGGAAGCCGTCCCTGTTGAGGATCATCAGGACTTCGTGATTACGCCCAGCGGCGGCAGCGAGCCTGTGGCAGGGATTTGCCACAACAAGGGCCCCAACGCTGACACGCCAGGCGGCTGGATGATTTACATTCACGTCGACGACCTCAAGGCCAGCCTCGATAGCTGCGTCGAATTGGGTGGCGAAAAAGTTGGCGACGTTCGCGTGATCAGCGGCTACGGAAAGACCTGTGTAATCAAGGATCCTTCCGGCGCGATGTGCGTTTTGTTTGAAAGCCTTTGA
- a CDS encoding TerC family protein, with protein MLRITSYVLFLFLIVGLVFGSGDQPSQAAIPQQEVAEKVADDAEAAATDDEQHGVKSATDKHKVGSIEGKTSGGLVGNIITLLMLVLLQAVLGLDNLLYISLESKRAPEDKQRMVRIWGIGLAIFLRIALLFVLVNLISYFQDPWFETPPSWVNWFDGHFNLHSIIVLLGGVFILYTAVKEVWHMIRLEHDDHAEEKPKSVGWVVFWIVLMNVVFSFDSILSAMALTDTLWVMALAIVIGGVLMIVLADTVANFLKKNRMYEVLGLFILLIVGIMLLSEGGHLAHLKFLGNEVVAMSKATFYFVIGVLVVIEIIQSRYQKKLLASKSAH; from the coding sequence ATGCTCCGCATAACTTCTTACGTTCTGTTCCTGTTTCTGATCGTCGGACTGGTCTTTGGAAGTGGCGACCAGCCCAGCCAAGCCGCAATTCCACAGCAGGAAGTCGCAGAAAAAGTTGCTGACGATGCCGAAGCGGCCGCAACCGACGACGAACAGCATGGCGTCAAGAGTGCCACGGACAAGCACAAAGTCGGCTCGATCGAAGGCAAGACTTCAGGCGGTCTGGTCGGGAACATCATCACACTGTTAATGCTGGTTCTGCTGCAAGCCGTCCTGGGCCTGGACAACTTACTCTACATTTCGCTTGAATCGAAGCGTGCTCCGGAAGACAAGCAACGCATGGTGCGGATTTGGGGTATCGGTTTGGCAATCTTTCTGCGGATCGCGTTGCTGTTTGTTTTAGTAAACCTCATTTCCTATTTCCAGGATCCCTGGTTTGAAACGCCGCCGTCATGGGTGAACTGGTTCGACGGGCATTTCAATTTGCACAGCATCATCGTTCTGCTCGGTGGTGTGTTCATTCTCTACACTGCGGTGAAAGAAGTTTGGCATATGATCCGCCTCGAGCACGACGATCACGCAGAAGAGAAACCGAAGAGCGTTGGCTGGGTGGTGTTCTGGATCGTGTTGATGAATGTTGTGTTTTCATTCGATTCCATTTTGAGTGCGATGGCTTTGACGGACACGCTGTGGGTGATGGCGTTGGCAATTGTGATCGGCGGCGTGTTGATGATCGTGCTGGCCGATACCGTGGCTAACTTTCTCAAAAAGAATCGGATGTATGAAGTGCTGGGCCTGTTCATCCTGTTGATTGTTGGAATCATGCTGCTGAGCGAAGGCGGCCATCTGGCTCATCTGAAATTCCTCGGCAATGAAGTCGTTGCCATGTCCAAGGCCACGTTTTACTTCGTGATCGGAGTGCTGGTGGTGATTGAGATCATTCAGTCGCGGTATCAAAAGAAATTGCTGGCCAGCAAGAGTGCTCACTAG
- a CDS encoding SMP-30/gluconolactonase/LRE family protein, with translation MAEVFDDKPCDLGEGPLWHPDRESLFWFDIDNRVMFEKPFGVPATAEALRKEYRFERTVSAAGLIDSSRLLIASEHDLFVFDLEQRSQQVLCELESENPVTRSNDGRADPFGGFWIGTMGYNAEPGAGAIYRFYKGALRQLFSDITISNAICFSPDRSRAYFTDSEVKIIWKVELDHEGWPVGDRTEFVDLRGESFAPDGAVCDADGRLWSAQWGASRVAVYSDAGELIDTHTIPTLQPTCPAFGGLDFSTLFMTTAGAHLPDEVKGTQPQAGFVFKIDGAGHGQAEHRVIV, from the coding sequence ATGGCCGAAGTCTTCGACGATAAACCATGCGATCTGGGAGAAGGTCCGCTTTGGCATCCAGATCGAGAGTCGCTGTTCTGGTTCGACATCGACAATCGCGTCATGTTCGAAAAACCGTTCGGCGTCCCAGCGACCGCCGAAGCTCTTCGGAAAGAGTATCGCTTTGAGCGTACGGTTTCCGCGGCCGGGTTGATCGACTCGTCGCGATTGCTCATTGCGTCCGAGCACGATCTGTTCGTCTTCGATCTCGAACAACGCTCCCAGCAAGTGCTGTGCGAACTCGAATCCGAAAACCCGGTGACTCGTTCGAACGACGGCCGCGCGGATCCATTTGGCGGTTTCTGGATCGGGACGATGGGCTACAACGCCGAACCCGGCGCGGGGGCGATTTATCGGTTCTACAAAGGCGCGTTGCGGCAGCTGTTTTCCGACATCACGATTTCGAACGCGATTTGTTTTTCGCCGGATCGAAGCAGGGCTTATTTTACGGACAGCGAAGTCAAAATCATCTGGAAAGTTGAACTTGATCATGAAGGTTGGCCAGTCGGTGATCGTACGGAGTTCGTCGATCTTCGAGGCGAGAGTTTTGCTCCTGACGGCGCTGTTTGCGACGCGGATGGAAGGCTCTGGTCGGCTCAGTGGGGTGCGTCGCGAGTCGCCGTTTACTCAGACGCCGGAGAACTGATCGACACGCACACCATTCCGACTTTACAGCCGACTTGTCCGGCGTTTGGCGGCCTGGATTTCTCGACCTTGTTCATGACGACCGCCGGAGCCCACTTGCCGGATGAGGTCAAAGGCACGCAACCGCAAGCCGGTTTCGTGTTCAAGATCGATGGAGCGGGACACGGACAAGCCGAGCATCGCGTGATCGTTTAG
- a CDS encoding BBP7 family outer membrane beta-barrel protein translates to MKLKIQTTITGIAHGSIQLAAAGIAGLSLLTTAAMAQDATTGFTPGSIPSQPFSLLEEPTSSTNAWVPPVTDVQTSPQWSPPQTPDQKSPSDSIDEVLEQANRRKNNTNSPSSLILESAESVIESRPSDSAKTTVPPLESPSNSLETPSLLPLPCDVPSIPLAPEFCEDEPFELDCVDAPIAYNDGVAPLDQSFEFSNGSSRSIIDDSPETLPLLDAGEPVQPTLPQRIARPAIVENGAPELITPVRNILGGVNSRLSTGDPSVHAVGQLTFLSLGRDYRGKGRLLSNGGPNLLANGPDEGDFTGVDINYGRRRSGGRGWEMRYIGFDPGSTTDVTSGDPTLAWGGLTPPLNDPTTWGGTIPQGIPETYGLSGIGTANFTMADVFDDASNHRVSRDSEFGSFEFNFLRASAGGTRLSCGNSMVEFFGGLRGVAFNETTVFTAAGTQSGLFPRSAFYSSEVKNSLFGLQIGGRLERQLQRGWGYTFGSRVGIYNNRVESRQRAEFQFDDGSTTTAQVLYGDDASREFDLSGKDNELAFLGELDFGVVYQFRPRTRARFGYRGIVVTNVADAAGQLEDSLFDIDLVAEPKAFSDFIVGGLYFGVDHAF, encoded by the coding sequence ATGAAACTGAAAATCCAAACAACAATTACGGGAATCGCCCACGGCTCGATCCAGCTCGCGGCCGCTGGTATTGCCGGTCTGTCGTTGCTGACAACTGCTGCGATGGCGCAAGACGCGACGACCGGATTCACTCCGGGGTCAATCCCCAGTCAACCGTTTTCGTTGCTGGAGGAACCGACCAGTTCCACCAATGCATGGGTCCCGCCCGTCACCGACGTGCAGACATCGCCGCAGTGGTCACCGCCTCAAACTCCGGACCAGAAATCGCCTTCAGATTCCATAGATGAGGTCCTCGAACAAGCAAATAGGCGGAAAAACAACACGAATTCGCCGTCCAGCCTGATTTTGGAATCTGCCGAATCCGTGATCGAATCGCGCCCTTCGGACTCGGCTAAAACAACCGTTCCGCCACTGGAGTCGCCAAGCAACAGCCTGGAAACGCCCAGCCTGTTGCCTCTACCGTGTGACGTTCCATCGATTCCGCTGGCTCCTGAATTCTGCGAAGACGAACCGTTTGAACTCGACTGCGTCGATGCTCCTATTGCTTATAACGATGGAGTTGCGCCGTTGGATCAGTCGTTTGAGTTCAGCAACGGCTCGAGTCGAAGCATCATCGACGACAGCCCTGAGACGCTGCCGTTGTTGGACGCTGGCGAACCAGTCCAACCAACGTTACCGCAAAGAATTGCACGTCCGGCGATCGTGGAAAACGGAGCTCCTGAATTGATAACGCCCGTTCGAAACATCCTCGGCGGAGTCAACTCAAGATTGTCCACCGGCGACCCAAGCGTGCACGCTGTCGGTCAGTTAACCTTCCTTTCGCTGGGCCGTGACTATCGTGGCAAAGGTAGACTCTTAAGCAACGGCGGCCCCAACCTGTTGGCGAATGGTCCTGACGAAGGCGACTTTACCGGAGTCGATATTAATTACGGCAGACGTCGATCCGGCGGACGCGGTTGGGAGATGCGCTACATCGGTTTCGATCCAGGATCGACGACCGATGTTACGTCTGGAGATCCCACATTGGCCTGGGGCGGGCTCACGCCTCCCCTTAATGATCCCACGACTTGGGGCGGCACGATCCCGCAAGGCATTCCGGAAACCTACGGTCTCTCTGGAATCGGAACCGCGAACTTTACGATGGCTGATGTGTTTGATGACGCAAGCAATCATCGCGTTTCTCGGGACAGCGAGTTCGGTAGCTTCGAGTTCAATTTTCTGCGAGCGAGTGCCGGTGGAACCCGTTTGTCATGCGGAAATTCGATGGTGGAGTTCTTCGGCGGTTTGCGTGGAGTCGCTTTTAACGAGACGACCGTTTTTACGGCGGCTGGAACGCAGTCAGGACTGTTTCCAAGATCAGCGTTTTATTCCTCTGAGGTCAAGAACTCGCTGTTCGGTTTGCAAATCGGCGGGCGGCTGGAACGACAGCTTCAACGTGGCTGGGGATACACTTTCGGATCACGAGTCGGCATCTACAACAATCGGGTAGAAAGCCGTCAACGTGCAGAGTTTCAGTTTGACGATGGAAGCACGACCACCGCACAGGTGCTTTACGGCGACGACGCCAGCCGCGAATTTGACCTCAGCGGCAAGGACAACGAACTTGCTTTCCTGGGAGAGCTGGACTTTGGTGTCGTTTACCAATTCCGCCCGCGGACGCGAGCCCGTTTCGGATACCGCGGAATCGTGGTCACCAACGTGGCGGATGCAGCCGGTCAGCTGGAAGACAGCCTGTTTGACATCGATCTGGTTGCCGAACCGAAGGCTTTCAGTGACTTCATCGTCGGCGGTCTGTACTTTGGCGTCGACCACGCTTTCTAA
- a CDS encoding PEP-CTERM sorting domain-containing protein: MKLQYLALCALGLAILVPNQSNADIMALYEFDSTYVDGSLNERGNSRDLNPDILAGDYNTRTNRVAADSDGGIAPPQSDVHAFARTNKTPDDIRIGPNNVYHEFDVTILNGTWTMDSLHFEYWVNDSIAGQEYRATVYSDLVGYGTGQELDTQSYVRQTNQIPEIHTVSIGGLQFQTAFQEIAEGTTATFRIVFSDNVDLDDVVHRIDDVELRGFEVQSVPEPAVGSILLLVGGLLSTRRRRR, from the coding sequence ATGAAGCTTCAGTATCTTGCGCTGTGCGCACTAGGGTTGGCGATACTGGTTCCCAACCAATCCAACGCCGACATCATGGCTCTGTACGAGTTCGATTCAACTTACGTTGATGGTTCTCTTAATGAGCGAGGCAACTCTCGAGATCTCAATCCCGATATTCTTGCCGGCGACTACAACACTCGCACCAACCGGGTTGCGGCTGACAGTGATGGCGGAATCGCACCGCCACAATCAGACGTGCACGCTTTCGCGCGTACAAACAAGACGCCCGACGACATCAGAATTGGGCCAAACAATGTCTACCATGAATTCGACGTCACCATTCTTAACGGAACGTGGACAATGGATTCACTGCACTTCGAGTACTGGGTGAATGACTCAATTGCTGGTCAGGAGTATCGTGCCACGGTTTATTCTGACCTCGTTGGCTATGGTACCGGTCAGGAACTGGATACGCAGTCATACGTTCGCCAAACAAACCAAATTCCAGAAATTCACACGGTTTCTATCGGTGGATTGCAGTTTCAGACTGCGTTCCAGGAGATCGCCGAAGGCACGACAGCAACTTTCCGCATTGTGTTCTCGGACAACGTGGACTTGGACGATGTCGTTCACCGAATCGACGATGTCGAACTGCGTGGATTCGAAGTTCAGTCAGTTCCAGAGCCGGCGGTTGGATCGATTTTGCTCCTCGTTGGAGGATTGCTTTCGACACGTCGCCGCCGACGCTAA
- a CDS encoding efflux RND transporter permease subunit: MLAAITAVSCIGHFSPDAFWSLFREAEPTPEVVTESDFESRPNVESFQFSSHGILVAQSEDFFTSEGVAAMRAVVKALEDEPFIDGVTWMEDIPGLNLFGLPEPVFPKRTASEELYRKAKRKALENPFVRGQLLSEDANTMVLLFNYDFFMLEDDQQCIAGVREIAQTASEQFDVEIEFGVTGPFPIYLSMMEQHEANNFFYQMVGYSVIFVMSLILFRGLVAVLVLGAAPALGVFWTLGFVSFLGYDNNPFIDVVLPILVSLVGLTDGVHLLVQIRKLRASGLKPLAAAREGLSQVGLACGLTSLTTAIGFGSLALARHEFVQQFGYSCVIGVICCFVAVITVIPLACSTWIGNFIQSAEKTSLIDRNLDRISGVIDFVLPRKLLFSLIAIAATILLILVSTTLRPDERLSSAMPASSEPAIALAKLDDAMQGLEQGYVRILWDREIEADAPEVMQVVKQVDTLLAKEPLLGNVVSIRHLIDALPGEGPPETRMSMLELLLPPFKRVYYEPESRYTAVNFRVRDLGISQYNPVFTRMIAGMAEIENQHPHFTLYAGGKAFNRWENLYKIVVDLALSLGTASLIIFAILAIVYRSLRIGLISFVPNLFPLAFAGAFLVVTSQSLEVVAVCAFTVCLGIAVDDTIHFLTRFEEERKICDADDEAIRKAFTGVGTALIMTTVVLVSGFATVLMSDSRDHFIFASMGAITIAAALFADLVFLPALLSQFARKKPE; the protein is encoded by the coding sequence TTGCTCGCTGCTATCACAGCGGTTTCCTGCATCGGACACTTTTCACCGGACGCGTTTTGGAGTCTTTTTCGCGAGGCTGAACCAACTCCGGAAGTCGTTACAGAATCAGATTTTGAGTCGCGACCAAACGTCGAGTCATTTCAATTCTCCTCACACGGAATTCTTGTCGCCCAGTCCGAAGATTTCTTCACCAGCGAAGGCGTCGCGGCGATGCGAGCCGTGGTCAAGGCTCTCGAAGACGAGCCTTTCATCGATGGCGTTACGTGGATGGAAGACATCCCTGGATTAAACCTGTTTGGTTTACCAGAACCGGTTTTCCCAAAGCGAACAGCCTCTGAAGAACTGTACAGAAAAGCAAAACGTAAGGCGCTCGAGAATCCTTTCGTACGAGGCCAACTGTTGTCTGAGGATGCCAACACGATGGTGTTGTTATTCAACTACGACTTTTTCATGTTGGAAGATGATCAGCAGTGCATCGCCGGAGTCCGCGAAATTGCTCAAACCGCGTCGGAGCAATTCGATGTAGAGATCGAGTTCGGTGTCACAGGGCCGTTTCCGATTTACTTGAGCATGATGGAGCAGCATGAAGCCAACAACTTCTTTTATCAGATGGTTGGCTATAGCGTCATTTTTGTCATGAGCCTGATCCTGTTTCGTGGGCTGGTTGCGGTTTTGGTGCTGGGCGCCGCGCCGGCCCTTGGCGTTTTCTGGACGTTGGGATTTGTGAGCTTTCTGGGATACGACAACAATCCTTTTATCGATGTTGTCCTGCCGATTTTGGTCAGCCTGGTGGGGCTGACGGATGGCGTCCACCTGTTGGTTCAAATTCGAAAGCTGCGAGCCAGTGGACTCAAGCCGCTAGCCGCTGCAAGAGAAGGTCTTTCGCAAGTCGGGTTGGCTTGTGGTCTGACATCGCTAACGACGGCGATCGGTTTCGGGTCGCTGGCTTTGGCGCGACACGAGTTTGTACAGCAATTCGGTTATAGCTGCGTGATTGGAGTCATCTGTTGCTTTGTCGCCGTCATTACTGTGATTCCGCTGGCCTGTTCGACGTGGATCGGAAACTTCATTCAGTCTGCAGAGAAGACCAGTTTGATCGATCGAAATCTGGATCGAATCTCTGGCGTGATTGATTTCGTATTGCCGCGAAAGCTGCTGTTTAGCCTGATCGCGATTGCCGCGACGATCCTTTTGATTCTGGTTTCCACAACGCTGCGGCCTGACGAGCGACTTTCGAGCGCAATGCCGGCAAGCAGCGAACCGGCGATCGCGTTGGCGAAACTGGACGACGCAATGCAAGGACTCGAGCAAGGCTATGTGCGGATCCTTTGGGATCGCGAAATCGAAGCCGACGCCCCGGAAGTGATGCAGGTGGTGAAGCAGGTTGATACGTTGCTTGCGAAAGAACCGTTGCTTGGGAATGTCGTTTCAATCCGACATCTGATCGATGCATTACCAGGCGAAGGTCCGCCGGAGACAAGAATGTCGATGCTGGAGTTGCTGTTGCCTCCGTTCAAACGGGTCTACTACGAACCCGAGTCGCGCTACACGGCGGTAAACTTCCGCGTGCGTGATTTGGGGATTTCGCAATACAACCCGGTCTTCACTCGCATGATCGCGGGCATGGCAGAGATCGAAAACCAGCATCCGCACTTCACGCTCTATGCTGGCGGCAAAGCTTTTAACCGGTGGGAGAATCTCTACAAAATCGTGGTCGATTTGGCGTTGAGCCTGGGGACGGCGTCGCTGATCATTTTTGCGATTCTGGCCATCGTCTATCGTTCGCTACGTATCGGTCTGATCTCGTTTGTCCCCAATCTGTTTCCTCTGGCATTCGCGGGCGCCTTTCTCGTGGTCACTAGTCAGTCGTTGGAGGTGGTGGCGGTTTGTGCGTTTACTGTTTGTCTGGGAATCGCAGTCGACGATACGATTCATTTTCTGACACGATTTGAAGAAGAGCGAAAGATCTGCGATGCCGATGATGAGGCCATTCGCAAAGCGTTCACTGGCGTCGGGACCGCGCTGATCATGACGACCGTGGTGCTTGTTTCGGGATTCGCAACGGTACTGATGAGCGACTCTCGCGATCATTTCATTTTTGCTTCGATGGGTGCGATCACGATCGCAGCGGCGCTGTTTGCAGATCTTGTTTTTCTCCCTGCCCTGCTTTCTCAGTTCGCCAGAAAGAAACCTGAATGA
- a CDS encoding ATP-grasp domain-containing protein: MKVLVFEFMVGGGVADQHPFDAELQVFFRQGHGMLRAVCEDLLSLGHQVIVPVDVQAEAELPDDVERVDVERESDVDSVLLAAASEADRILLIAPETDGCLERLANLLNDFAHKFIGPDVGLIRLAADKWKCHQWYVQHKVPCPDSILLTDEGVDPQLPMEFFPCVVKPVDGAGSEGVRLISSMSELAVVARPLLMQKFVVGAPVSVSVIVESSEAVHFLEPGRQIFDSDPFGVHLRTQYPLESGLRERALSLARHVVETSPQFVGYVGIDMVLAEDAASDVLIEINPRLTTSYCFLREWSKQNLAEKFPSLESR; the protein is encoded by the coding sequence ATGAAGGTTTTGGTATTCGAGTTCATGGTTGGGGGAGGAGTCGCTGACCAGCATCCATTCGACGCTGAACTGCAAGTGTTCTTTCGTCAGGGGCACGGAATGCTGCGTGCAGTTTGCGAGGACTTGCTGTCGCTGGGCCATCAAGTGATCGTGCCAGTCGATGTTCAAGCCGAAGCTGAACTTCCTGACGACGTCGAGCGAGTCGATGTCGAACGCGAAAGCGACGTTGATTCGGTGCTGTTGGCTGCAGCCTCAGAAGCGGATCGTATTTTGCTAATCGCGCCGGAAACCGATGGCTGTCTGGAACGTCTCGCCAATCTACTGAACGATTTTGCGCACAAGTTTATCGGACCCGACGTTGGGTTGATTCGTTTGGCAGCAGATAAATGGAAATGCCATCAGTGGTATGTGCAACACAAAGTGCCCTGCCCCGATTCAATTCTGTTGACGGATGAGGGTGTCGATCCCCAACTGCCAATGGAATTCTTCCCCTGTGTCGTAAAACCGGTTGATGGGGCGGGAAGCGAGGGTGTTCGACTTATTTCGTCGATGAGCGAACTTGCGGTAGTTGCGCGGCCACTGCTGATGCAAAAGTTTGTTGTCGGCGCTCCGGTTAGTGTTTCCGTGATCGTGGAATCGAGCGAAGCAGTCCACTTTCTCGAACCGGGGCGGCAAATTTTTGACAGCGATCCGTTTGGAGTTCATTTGCGAACCCAATATCCGCTGGAGTCAGGCCTACGTGAGCGGGCTCTGTCGCTTGCCCGTCACGTCGTCGAGACAAGCCCGCAGTTCGTCGGATATGTCGGAATCGATATGGTTTTGGCGGAGGACGCGGCCAGTGACGTTTTGATTGAAATCAATCCGCGGCTGACGACTTCGTATTGCTTTCTGCGAGAGTGGTCGAAGCAGAATCTTGCTGAGAAGTTTCCCTCGCTTGAGTCTCGTTAG
- a CDS encoding efflux RND transporter periplasmic adaptor subunit, protein MRAFLATCFALTIALSNSTAQESPSVQLFEEQQTTANDQADPSASAESESATQDKIKIDAAQLQLIVNVEVAARDAGIVESINITEGNLVKTGDAIATLDRESAMASANVAASELDIAKEENENDIDLRYAKVSKDVSGKVYQRSVNAANQFAKSVSKTELERLKLEYERARLSGEQAERSAVVNELTVELKKSQMELAEVQLRNREIRSPTSGMVVQVYQQVGEWVQPGEPIARVIDLSKLRVSCRCYLEDASPESIAERATFTHRGRQYPAVVVFTSPEIDPDVQDFIVWAEVENATGELKPGMRGSIELQRRD, encoded by the coding sequence ATGCGTGCATTTCTGGCAACTTGTTTCGCCCTCACGATTGCCCTCTCGAATTCAACCGCTCAGGAATCTCCCAGCGTCCAGTTGTTCGAAGAGCAACAGACTACGGCAAATGACCAGGCAGACCCGTCCGCGTCGGCTGAATCTGAAAGTGCCACACAAGACAAGATCAAGATCGATGCGGCTCAGCTGCAACTGATTGTTAACGTCGAAGTTGCCGCCAGAGACGCGGGTATCGTTGAGTCAATCAATATCACTGAAGGCAACCTGGTAAAAACCGGGGACGCCATCGCCACTCTGGACCGCGAATCTGCCATGGCAAGCGCGAACGTTGCCGCAAGCGAATTGGACATCGCGAAGGAAGAAAATGAAAACGATATCGACTTGCGATACGCAAAGGTATCCAAAGACGTCAGTGGCAAGGTCTACCAACGTTCGGTCAACGCAGCGAATCAATTCGCAAAGTCCGTTTCCAAAACAGAACTTGAGCGATTGAAGCTTGAATACGAACGTGCGAGGCTTTCTGGCGAACAAGCCGAACGGTCGGCAGTCGTGAATGAGTTAACGGTTGAGCTAAAAAAATCGCAAATGGAGTTGGCTGAAGTTCAATTGCGGAACCGGGAAATTAGATCGCCTACCTCAGGCATGGTGGTGCAAGTTTATCAACAAGTCGGCGAGTGGGTTCAGCCTGGCGAGCCGATAGCTCGCGTGATCGATTTGTCCAAGCTCCGCGTTTCATGTCGCTGCTATTTGGAAGACGCGTCGCCTGAATCTATTGCCGAGCGAGCGACGTTCACTCATCGAGGTCGGCAATATCCGGCGGTCGTCGTTTTCACCAGTCCGGAGATTGATCCGGATGTCCAGGATTTCATCGTGTGGGCTGAAGTCGAGAACGCAACAGGTGAACTCAAGCCTGGAATGCGTGGTTCGATTGAGCTGCAGCGGCGCGACTAA